A genome region from Staphylococcus capitis subsp. capitis includes the following:
- the holA gene encoding DNA polymerase III subunit delta, with the protein MSDNIITIYGEVPELVEKKSSEIVNNYLGQEKDDFNYVKFNMYENDLTPIIEETLTMPFFSDKKAIVVKNAYIFTGEKGAKELNHNPEQLMEFIEKYDGDNLILFEVYQNKLDERKKLTKSLKKNAQLKKVEQMSEEEIKKWIQNKLHENYKDIKRDALNLFIELTGINFNIVSQELSKLMLYIRDRPTVNKDDVNQIINRSLEQNVFLLTEYIQKGKKDKAIQLLNDLITMKEEPIKLLALITSNYRLYYQSKILEQKGYSGQQIAKTVSAHPYRVKLALNQARYYQLNDLLNIIDSCAETDYKLKSSYMDKQLILELLILSL; encoded by the coding sequence ATGAGCGACAATATCATAACTATCTATGGCGAAGTACCTGAACTTGTTGAGAAGAAAAGTTCAGAAATAGTAAATAATTATCTCGGACAAGAAAAAGATGATTTTAACTACGTTAAATTTAATATGTATGAAAATGATCTAACGCCCATCATTGAAGAAACATTAACTATGCCTTTTTTTTCTGATAAAAAAGCAATTGTAGTAAAAAATGCATACATATTTACAGGTGAAAAAGGTGCAAAGGAACTCAATCATAATCCAGAGCAGTTAATGGAATTTATAGAAAAATATGATGGGGATAATCTAATTCTTTTTGAGGTTTATCAAAATAAGTTAGATGAACGTAAAAAATTAACAAAATCACTTAAAAAAAATGCGCAACTCAAAAAAGTTGAACAAATGTCTGAAGAAGAAATAAAAAAATGGATTCAAAATAAATTACACGAAAATTATAAAGATATTAAACGAGATGCTTTAAATCTATTTATTGAACTAACAGGTATTAATTTCAACATTGTTTCACAGGAGCTTTCGAAACTTATGCTGTATATAAGAGATAGACCTACAGTTAATAAAGATGATGTTAATCAAATTATAAATAGAAGCTTAGAGCAAAACGTTTTTCTTTTAACTGAATATATTCAAAAAGGAAAAAAAGATAAGGCTATACAATTATTGAATGACTTAATTACTATGAAAGAGGAACCTATAAAACTTTTAGCTTTAATAACTAGTAATTATAGATTATATTATCAATCTAAGATTTTAGAACAAAAAGGGTACAGTGGCCAGCAGATTGCGAAGACAGTTAGTGCGCATCCGTATAGAGTGAAACTTGCTCTAAACCAAGCACGATACTATCAATTAAATGATTTATTAAACATTATTGATTCATGTGCAGAAACCGATTATAAATTAAAATCTTCTTATATGGACAAACAGTTAATTTTAGAATTATTAATTTTATCTTTATAG
- a CDS encoding DNA internalization-related competence protein ComEC/Rec2: MFISNPGYVYEIGFQFSFLICFFILLSQPYLKKLTSFQSILAITCIAQYSSIIISTYHFNQFQWIGFLSNLVFVPFYSFILFPSIIFFFIMTHIVSNFEILNVYMNKIYEIHDLLLHFFLNFNNYKWFIPSLSEIYLLILLINILIAYYLLVYKKIFKSLIYFLITLVIISTLSKPSNAELTIFDVGQGDSILFKSNTNKTVLIDTGGKGEENFEFKHHNIAKYKILPSLKRRGITTIDYLIITHPHADHMGELPYIIDHVKIKNLILNSDGFPKHLLNQVHNECKKKRINIIEAKNIPQIKIDDTELEIYDTFISSSSDKNEYSIITLIKYNNRNILLMGDATKNNEDILLKKYHLPTIDILKVGHHGSRASSSEEFIKKIQPRLSLISSGKHNKYKLPNDEVIERLKRYGSLVYDTQQNGEMTINLDKHHLNVMNVKNHLKTIAREVSQ, translated from the coding sequence ATGTTTATAAGCAATCCAGGTTATGTTTATGAGATAGGTTTTCAATTTTCTTTCTTAATTTGCTTTTTTATTTTACTATCACAACCTTATTTAAAAAAGTTAACTTCATTTCAAAGCATATTAGCCATTACATGTATAGCTCAATATAGTTCTATTATTATAAGTACATATCATTTTAATCAATTTCAATGGATTGGTTTCCTCTCGAATTTAGTTTTTGTGCCTTTCTACAGTTTCATACTTTTTCCTTCAATAATTTTCTTTTTTATTATGACTCACATTGTATCAAATTTTGAAATTCTAAATGTTTACATGAATAAAATTTATGAAATACATGATTTATTACTCCACTTCTTTTTAAATTTTAATAATTATAAGTGGTTTATACCTTCTTTAAGCGAAATTTATCTACTAATATTGTTAATAAATATATTGATTGCTTATTATTTATTAGTGTACAAAAAGATTTTTAAATCCCTAATATACTTTTTAATTACCTTAGTAATAATATCTACATTGAGTAAACCTTCAAACGCAGAGTTAACAATTTTTGATGTAGGCCAGGGGGATAGCATACTTTTCAAAAGTAATACAAATAAAACTGTATTAATAGATACTGGAGGGAAAGGAGAAGAAAACTTTGAATTTAAACATCATAATATTGCTAAATACAAAATACTCCCAAGTTTGAAGCGAAGAGGTATTACTACGATTGATTATTTAATTATTACTCATCCACATGCGGATCATATGGGGGAGCTTCCTTATATCATAGACCATGTTAAAATTAAAAATTTAATATTAAACAGTGATGGTTTTCCTAAGCATTTATTAAATCAAGTTCACAACGAATGCAAGAAAAAAAGGATAAATATAATTGAAGCTAAAAATATACCTCAAATAAAGATTGATGATACTGAATTAGAAATTTACGATACATTTATATCCTCAAGTTCCGATAAAAATGAGTATTCAATCATTACATTAATAAAATATAACAATAGAAATATTTTACTTATGGGTGATGCCACTAAAAACAATGAGGATATTTTATTGAAGAAATATCATTTGCCTACAATAGATATTTTAAAAGTAGGACATCATGGTAGTCGAGCAAGTAGCTCTGAAGAATTTATTAAGAAAATTCAACCAAGGTTAAGTTTGATTTCAAGTGGAAAACATAATAAATATAAATTACCTAATGATGAAGTAATTGAACGTTTAAAGAGATATGGAAGCTTAGTGTATGACACGCAACAAAACGGTGAAATGACGATTAATTTAGATAAACACCATTTAAATGTGATGAATGTTAAAAATCATCTAAAAACTATCGCTAGAGAAGTCAGTCAATAA